The Streptomyces sp. NBC_00224 genome has a window encoding:
- a CDS encoding PadR family transcriptional regulator, translated as MALEHAILVSLLEKPGSGYELARRFERSIGYFWTATHQQIYRVLKRMEGDGMLAVREVAQEGRPDKKEYSVAGPGRTALAQWLHEPIEPESLRHDLAVKIRGAAFDDPATVIHEVERHRRVHSDRLAHYLAGELRDFTGPAAPAPLDTGQELQHVVLRGGIAYERMTIAWLDDVLATLHRLSTGSPTTDDH; from the coding sequence ATGGCGCTCGAACACGCGATCCTCGTCTCCCTGCTGGAGAAGCCGGGCTCAGGCTATGAGCTGGCCCGGCGGTTCGAGCGGTCCATCGGCTACTTCTGGACAGCGACACACCAGCAGATCTACCGCGTCCTCAAGCGCATGGAGGGCGACGGCATGCTCGCCGTCCGCGAGGTGGCCCAGGAGGGCCGGCCGGACAAGAAGGAGTACTCCGTCGCGGGCCCCGGCCGCACCGCCCTCGCCCAGTGGCTGCACGAGCCGATCGAACCCGAGAGCCTGCGCCACGACCTCGCCGTGAAGATCCGCGGTGCGGCCTTCGACGACCCGGCCACGGTGATCCACGAGGTCGAGCGGCACCGCCGGGTGCACAGCGACCGGCTCGCCCACTACCTCGCCGGGGAGCTGCGCGATTTCACCGGTCCCGCCGCCCCCGCACCGCTCGACACCGGTCAGGAGCTGCAGCACGTCGTGCTGCGGGGCGGCATCGCGTACGAGCGGATGACGATCGCCTGGCTCGATGACGTCCTCGCCACCCTCCACCGGCTGTCCACCGGCTCACCGACCACCGATGACCACTGA
- a CDS encoding BTAD domain-containing putative transcriptional regulator produces the protein MLGSMGIQIGGTVVPGGPPQQQATLAALALRSGHVVPLHELMSAVWGEAAPGSAVMILRTYVWRLRKILEGGGCDPQVLASVNDGYRLAVPPASVDAFRVEQLAADAARAREAGRHDEGAALLAEAVALWRGEPLAGVPGPFAEQQRSRLSELRVQLLEERFALDLLLGRHTQVVPELTAFIGEQPLRERPYGFLMRALYAAGRQGDALAVFGTAREVLAAELGLDPGPELRTLHQRILAGDAELVAPVQAPAASPSTRTEAADAGAASPSSPLRPAQLPADIADFSGRAGTLAALCEALADRDRTALAVATVSGMGGIGKSALALRVAHRVKEEFPDGQLYADLRGTGADAADPGAVLASFLSALGVARQEVPGSVEDRARLFRTVLDGRRVLLLLDDARDTAQVKPLLPGAVHCAVVVTSRAHLAGVPSGTHVQLAEFSPAEALSLLRHIVGAHRVDREEAAAVALVGACAHLPLAVRIVAARLAARPGWTVAYLLARLADERRRLSELRADDLAVSAVFELGYRQLTARQAMVFRSLAPVAWPSIGLSAAAAALGLGESETETLLEALVDAALLESPEAGRYRYHELGRDFALHLPRPDTDPSGGADFAVERRLLHHLLRMAAEAFQRMVPGDAVHSTISVVSAEPGEHRLVTLAHARAWVVAEFDCAVHAVQLLVARGDSAEPDLLTVAADMLVALSSFGQDIAYGRMALTARALARVSALHGNHHAAGRAHFICGNAALQATQLAQARADSQLAAEACRRAGDRAILQQAYNDLGVIAQFEQRYDDAAEHFDQALALARELGHRSGGLTTTLNAALARIRGGRADEALPACDEALSALREMADHHGIAHALCVRGQALHELDRLPEALADYAQCLEVCEAERIPGRRAQALYRYAETLRVLGRAESALDAAAQAVAYFRTVPDRDRDRGYALLIHARISADAGHDEQALAHSREALEVFTRAGLPEAAQARLLVDATGVMAVQGRGVRPAPA, from the coding sequence ATGCTCGGATCCATGGGCATCCAGATCGGCGGAACCGTCGTGCCCGGTGGCCCGCCCCAGCAGCAGGCGACCCTGGCCGCGCTGGCACTGCGCTCCGGCCACGTCGTCCCCCTGCACGAGCTGATGAGCGCCGTATGGGGCGAGGCGGCGCCGGGCTCCGCGGTGATGATCCTGCGGACGTACGTGTGGCGGCTGCGCAAGATCCTGGAGGGCGGCGGCTGCGATCCGCAGGTCCTGGCCTCCGTCAACGACGGCTACCGGCTCGCCGTGCCGCCCGCTTCGGTCGACGCGTTCCGCGTCGAGCAGCTGGCCGCGGACGCGGCACGTGCCCGTGAGGCCGGACGTCACGATGAGGGAGCCGCACTGCTCGCCGAGGCCGTGGCGCTGTGGCGCGGCGAACCGCTGGCGGGGGTGCCGGGACCGTTCGCCGAGCAGCAGCGCTCCCGTCTGTCCGAGCTGCGTGTGCAACTGCTGGAGGAACGATTCGCCCTCGACCTCCTGCTGGGGCGGCACACCCAGGTCGTCCCGGAACTGACCGCGTTCATCGGCGAACAGCCGCTGCGTGAGCGGCCCTACGGATTCCTGATGCGCGCGCTGTACGCCGCCGGGCGCCAGGGCGACGCGCTCGCCGTGTTCGGGACGGCGCGCGAGGTGCTCGCGGCGGAGCTGGGGCTGGATCCGGGGCCGGAGCTGCGCACGCTGCACCAGCGGATCCTGGCCGGAGACGCCGAACTGGTCGCCCCGGTCCAGGCCCCCGCCGCGTCGCCGTCCACCCGGACGGAGGCCGCCGACGCCGGGGCCGCGAGCCCGTCCTCCCCGCTGCGCCCGGCGCAACTCCCCGCGGACATCGCCGACTTCAGCGGCCGGGCCGGCACGCTTGCCGCGCTGTGCGAGGCCCTCGCCGATCGGGACCGCACCGCTCTGGCCGTCGCCACCGTGAGCGGAATGGGCGGCATCGGCAAGAGCGCGCTGGCTCTGCGGGTGGCCCATCGCGTCAAGGAGGAGTTCCCCGACGGCCAGCTCTACGCGGACCTGCGCGGGACCGGCGCGGACGCGGCCGACCCCGGCGCGGTCCTGGCCAGTTTCCTGTCCGCGCTGGGCGTGGCACGGCAGGAGGTGCCCGGCTCCGTGGAGGACCGCGCGCGGCTGTTCCGTACGGTCCTCGACGGCCGCAGGGTCCTCCTGCTGCTCGACGACGCCCGCGACACCGCGCAGGTCAAGCCGCTGCTGCCGGGCGCCGTCCACTGCGCGGTCGTGGTGACCAGCCGGGCCCACCTCGCCGGTGTGCCGTCCGGCACGCATGTCCAGCTGGCGGAGTTCAGTCCGGCCGAAGCCCTGTCCCTGCTGCGGCACATCGTCGGCGCGCACCGGGTCGACCGGGAGGAGGCCGCCGCGGTCGCCCTGGTGGGCGCCTGCGCCCATCTGCCCCTGGCGGTGCGTATCGTGGCCGCCCGGCTGGCGGCCCGGCCGGGCTGGACGGTGGCGTACCTGCTGGCCCGGCTGGCGGATGAACGACGGCGGCTGAGCGAACTACGGGCCGACGACCTGGCCGTCTCCGCCGTCTTCGAACTCGGCTACCGCCAGTTGACGGCGAGACAGGCAATGGTGTTCCGTTCGCTGGCCCCGGTGGCCTGGCCGAGCATCGGCCTGTCCGCTGCTGCGGCGGCGCTGGGCCTGGGGGAGTCGGAGACGGAGACCCTGCTGGAGGCGCTGGTGGATGCCGCGCTGCTGGAATCGCCGGAAGCGGGACGCTACCGCTACCACGAGCTGGGCCGGGACTTCGCGCTGCATCTGCCGCGGCCGGACACCGATCCGTCGGGCGGGGCGGACTTCGCGGTGGAGCGCCGACTGCTCCACCATCTGCTGCGGATGGCGGCCGAGGCGTTCCAGCGGATGGTGCCGGGGGACGCGGTGCACAGCACGATCTCCGTCGTGAGCGCGGAGCCGGGAGAGCACCGGCTCGTGACCTTGGCGCACGCGCGGGCATGGGTCGTGGCGGAGTTCGACTGCGCCGTTCACGCCGTCCAGCTCCTGGTCGCGCGAGGGGACAGCGCCGAACCGGACCTGCTGACGGTGGCGGCGGACATGTTGGTGGCCCTGAGCTCGTTCGGTCAGGACATCGCGTACGGGCGGATGGCCCTCACGGCAAGGGCGCTGGCCCGGGTCTCGGCGCTGCACGGCAACCACCACGCCGCCGGGCGTGCCCATTTCATCTGCGGCAACGCGGCGCTCCAGGCGACCCAGCTGGCGCAGGCCCGGGCCGACTCCCAACTGGCCGCCGAGGCATGCCGCCGGGCCGGAGACCGCGCCATCCTGCAACAGGCGTACAACGACCTGGGCGTCATCGCGCAGTTCGAGCAGCGCTACGACGACGCGGCCGAGCACTTCGACCAGGCGCTCGCCCTGGCCCGCGAGCTGGGGCACCGCTCGGGCGGACTGACCACCACCCTCAACGCCGCGCTGGCCAGGATCCGCGGGGGCAGGGCCGACGAGGCGCTGCCCGCCTGCGACGAGGCGTTGAGCGCCCTGCGCGAGATGGCGGACCACCACGGCATCGCCCACGCACTGTGCGTACGCGGCCAGGCCCTGCACGAACTGGACCGTTTGCCGGAGGCGCTGGCCGACTACGCGCAGTGCCTGGAGGTCTGCGAAGCCGAGAGGATCCCGGGCCGGCGGGCCCAGGCCCTGTACCGCTACGCCGAGACCCTGCGCGTCCTGGGCCGCGCCGAGTCGGCACTGGACGCGGCCGCCCAAGCGGTGGCCTACTTCCGGACGGTGCCCGACCGTGACCGCGACCGTGGATACGCGCTGCTGATCCACGCCCGTATCTCCGCCGACGCCGGTCACGACGAGCAGGCGCTGGCCCACTCCCGGGAGGCGCTGGAGGTCTTCACCCGGGCCGGTCTGCCCGAGGCCGCACAGGCGCGGCTGCTCGTGGACGCCACCGGGGTCATGGCGGTACAGGGCAGGGGGGTCCGCCCTGCACCGGCATGA
- a CDS encoding NUDIX domain-containing protein, protein MKARAVAIVRKDDAVLLIHRRKGGAEYYTLPGGGVEEGETPEQACVRELAEETGLRAAVESPLHTLDNAGRSEHYFVMGPATGTPRLGGPESERDSGDNQYRLVWVPLADVASIGLKPDAITSHLVGIPNTVR, encoded by the coding sequence ATGAAGGCCCGGGCCGTGGCGATCGTCCGGAAGGACGACGCCGTGCTGCTGATCCACCGCCGCAAGGGCGGCGCGGAGTACTACACCCTGCCGGGCGGAGGAGTCGAGGAGGGGGAGACGCCCGAGCAGGCGTGCGTACGCGAACTGGCCGAGGAGACGGGGCTGCGCGCCGCCGTGGAGTCACCTCTGCACACCCTCGACAACGCGGGCCGCTCCGAGCACTACTTCGTGATGGGCCCGGCCACGGGCACGCCGCGCCTCGGCGGCCCGGAGAGCGAGCGCGACTCCGGCGACAACCAGTACCGGCTCGTGTGGGTGCCCCTGGCCGACGTGGCGTCCATCGGTCTGAAGCCGGACGCCATCACATCGCACCTGGTCGGAATCCCCAACACCGTAAGATGA
- a CDS encoding dTMP kinase, with translation MKIDDNVPDPGEVIRPYPRLAPVRNIGAAAAEAVPPGRLIAVEGSDGAGKTTQIELLKAALTADGWDVRVCAFIRNPLIWHSKARGKYDNWDPYTMALMYASSLVDLVNREVLPHLASGGVVIMDRYLYSVMGRSEARGCDRQWLTGLLAPAALPHRTLHLRTPVAQCFDRKAALSTTFSYWECGVDVHGDDALRFAGPKEAYRDSFIAYQQRVQDIVEDLLKDADALGLPEAERETTAARAADWVRTGLAGSP, from the coding sequence GTGAAGATCGACGACAACGTTCCCGACCCGGGCGAGGTGATCCGGCCCTACCCCCGGCTGGCTCCGGTACGCAACATCGGCGCCGCGGCCGCCGAGGCGGTGCCGCCGGGCCGGCTCATCGCGGTGGAGGGGTCCGACGGCGCGGGCAAGACCACACAGATCGAGCTGCTGAAGGCGGCGCTGACCGCCGACGGCTGGGACGTGCGGGTCTGCGCCTTCATCAGGAACCCGCTCATCTGGCACTCCAAGGCGCGCGGCAAGTACGACAACTGGGATCCGTACACCATGGCGCTCATGTACGCCTCCTCGCTCGTCGACCTCGTCAACCGGGAGGTGCTCCCGCACCTCGCCTCGGGCGGTGTGGTCATCATGGACCGCTACCTCTACTCCGTCATGGGCCGCTCGGAGGCCCGTGGCTGCGACCGGCAGTGGCTGACCGGGCTGCTCGCCCCGGCCGCCCTGCCGCACCGCACCCTGCATCTGCGCACACCCGTCGCGCAGTGCTTCGACCGCAAGGCCGCCCTCTCGACGACCTTCTCGTACTGGGAGTGCGGGGTGGACGTGCACGGCGACGACGCGCTGCGGTTCGCCGGTCCCAAGGAGGCCTACCGCGACAGCTTCATCGCCTACCAGCAGCGCGTCCAGGACATCGTCGAGGACCTGCTGAAGGACGCCGACGCACTGGGCCTGCCGGAAGCGGAGCGGGAGACGACGGCGGCCCGGGCGGCGGACTGGGTGCGCACCGGCCTGGCCGGGTCCCCGTGA
- a CDS encoding glucose 1-dehydrogenase: MTDQLPMAGKSALITGAGSGIGRSIAWGLARSGARVVLNDRDWSSTEGRRREKESREYLDGLGADYQLIEADVSSEAAVKDMYQLALSGTNSLDFLVNNAGEQLPAAAHLHSLADFSRVLDTNLVGAFLCARTALDHFVRTGVRGAVLNITSVHETVPKPGFASYAASKAALRMLTATLALEYATYGIRVNAIAPGAIDTEMNQDWVSDQDKKARAEARIPLGRIGQPDEVAGLALFLLSDAARYITGQSVLIDGGLSLHTDFQHEWAA; the protein is encoded by the coding sequence ATGACCGACCAGCTGCCGATGGCAGGAAAAAGCGCCCTGATAACCGGTGCGGGTTCCGGAATCGGCCGATCGATAGCCTGGGGACTGGCTCGGTCCGGCGCCCGTGTGGTGCTCAACGACCGCGACTGGAGCAGTACGGAAGGCCGCCGTCGGGAAAAGGAGTCCCGGGAATATCTGGACGGTCTCGGTGCCGACTACCAGCTCATCGAAGCGGATGTCTCTTCGGAAGCCGCGGTGAAGGACATGTACCAGCTCGCGCTGAGCGGGACGAACTCCCTCGACTTTCTGGTGAACAATGCCGGCGAACAGCTCCCCGCCGCCGCTCATCTGCATTCCCTCGCGGATTTCTCCCGTGTCCTCGACACCAATCTGGTCGGCGCGTTCCTGTGCGCCAGAACGGCTCTCGACCACTTCGTGCGCACCGGCGTCCGTGGCGCGGTCCTGAACATCACGAGCGTCCACGAGACGGTCCCCAAGCCCGGGTTCGCCAGCTACGCGGCGAGCAAGGCGGCGCTGCGGATGCTCACCGCCACCCTGGCCCTGGAGTACGCGACGTACGGGATCCGGGTCAACGCCATCGCCCCGGGCGCCATCGACACGGAGATGAACCAGGACTGGGTGTCCGACCAGGACAAGAAGGCCCGGGCCGAAGCGCGCATACCGCTGGGCCGGATCGGACAGCCCGACGAGGTGGCCGGCCTCGCCCTCTTCCTGCTCTCCGACGCCGCGCGCTACATCACCGGCCAGTCGGTGCTCATCGACGGCGGCCTCAGCCTGCACACCGACTTCCAGCACGAGTGGGCCGCGTGA
- a CDS encoding M16 family metallopeptidase encodes MPSSPTVVVPSTLPTIALLDERLRTTSICLAVRYGSRDDPAEHGGLAHLLEHTLMSAPLDGRPSFCEQVERLGGHANAETGLDIMLFYAQVHADDADTVARLLHQAVLRPELTEAVLDTERDAVLQELAAAQADPGDVVQDAFLARLFPGHPLGRPVGGDVEQIRRTTLLDVLVGHRTRFLTSAMTLVVTGPRLPRLDGLGRTVPAAAVPPPAEALAPLAEPADAAVTWPDEYGWVCVGARSTGADDPRRRRFAILAQLLGDSPSSPLYRRLRNEAGLAYTFACWDRGYQEAGAWRVLVGIEPGNGETVVGIVREILAELASAGPDPDDLAAAHRQARMRLILDSESPLDHLRMVAQRSRAGTTAWSLATELAALDAVDAEQVRAAAAEVLGELTVVVRPEAS; translated from the coding sequence ATGCCGAGCTCGCCCACCGTCGTCGTACCTTCCACACTGCCGACGATCGCGCTGCTGGACGAGCGGCTGCGCACGACCAGCATCTGCCTCGCCGTGCGCTACGGCTCCCGCGACGATCCGGCGGAGCACGGCGGGCTCGCCCATCTGCTGGAGCACACGCTGATGTCGGCCCCGCTGGACGGGCGTCCCTCCTTCTGCGAGCAGGTGGAACGGCTCGGCGGCCACGCCAACGCCGAGACCGGTCTCGACATCATGCTCTTCTACGCCCAGGTGCACGCCGACGACGCCGACACGGTGGCACGACTGCTGCACCAGGCCGTACTCCGGCCCGAGTTGACCGAAGCGGTCCTCGACACCGAGCGCGACGCGGTCCTGCAGGAGCTCGCCGCGGCGCAGGCCGACCCGGGCGACGTCGTGCAGGACGCCTTCCTGGCCCGGCTGTTCCCCGGCCACCCGCTGGGCCGGCCGGTCGGCGGCGACGTCGAACAGATCCGCCGGACCACCCTCCTCGACGTACTGGTCGGACACCGCACCAGATTCCTCACCAGCGCCATGACGCTGGTCGTGACCGGGCCCCGGCTGCCGCGTCTCGACGGCCTCGGGCGCACCGTGCCGGCCGCCGCCGTCCCGCCGCCCGCCGAGGCCCTGGCCCCTCTCGCCGAGCCCGCCGACGCTGCCGTGACCTGGCCCGACGAGTACGGCTGGGTCTGCGTCGGAGCCCGCTCCACCGGGGCCGACGACCCGCGGCGCCGCCGCTTCGCGATCCTGGCCCAGTTGCTCGGCGACAGCCCCTCGTCCCCGCTCTACCGCAGACTGCGCAACGAGGCCGGACTGGCCTACACGTTCGCGTGCTGGGACCGCGGCTACCAGGAGGCGGGCGCATGGCGGGTCCTGGTCGGCATCGAACCGGGCAACGGTGAAACGGTCGTCGGCATCGTGCGCGAGATCCTGGCCGAACTGGCGTCCGCCGGACCGGACCCGGACGACCTGGCGGCCGCCCACCGACAGGCCAGGATGCGGCTGATCCTGGACAGCGAGTCGCCGCTGGACCATCTGCGCATGGTCGCCCAGCGCAGCCGCGCCGGCACCACCGCGTGGTCGTTGGCCACGGAGCTGGCGGCCCTGGACGCCGTCGACGCGGAGCAGGTCCGCGCGGCGGCGGCCGAGGTGCTGGGCGAACTGACCGTCGTCGTACGGCCGGAGGCGTCATGA
- a CDS encoding ABC transporter ATP-binding protein — MSAIEIRALCRDYGVGRAGDKRTQALSDVDLTVELGEVRGLVGPNGAGKTTLCKILSTVLEATSGSAKVLGHDAATDAAAVRRHIGIVFGGDRGLYGRLSARQNLRFWAAMYGLHGAALRLRADELLERLGLADRAGDRVDTFSRGMKQRLHLARGLVGDPRVLLLDEPTVGMDPVAARDFRGLVGEMRAERRTVLITTHDMAEAEAVCDLVTMIDRGRVLLTDTPSAIGEVVPRHERVVAGAVPAQTRQALTELPGVVSVEREPSGRLRVETSDAAVTRTVLRLLVEAGVSELSTQRPNLEDAYLHLIGDRGMAVG, encoded by the coding sequence ATGAGTGCCATCGAGATACGCGCGCTGTGCCGCGACTACGGCGTGGGCCGGGCCGGCGACAAACGCACCCAGGCCCTCAGCGACGTCGACCTGACCGTCGAACTCGGCGAGGTACGCGGCCTGGTCGGCCCCAACGGCGCGGGCAAGACCACCCTGTGCAAGATCCTTTCGACCGTACTGGAGGCAACCTCCGGCAGCGCCAAGGTCCTGGGCCACGACGCCGCCACGGATGCGGCGGCCGTCCGCCGCCACATCGGGATCGTCTTCGGCGGCGACCGCGGTCTGTACGGACGGCTCAGCGCCCGGCAGAACCTGCGTTTCTGGGCCGCCATGTACGGACTGCACGGCGCCGCGCTGCGGCTGCGGGCCGACGAACTGCTGGAGCGCCTCGGCCTGGCCGACCGCGCGGGCGACCGCGTCGACACCTTCTCGCGCGGTATGAAACAGCGGCTGCACCTGGCCCGCGGGCTGGTCGGCGACCCGCGCGTGCTGCTCCTGGACGAGCCCACCGTGGGCATGGACCCGGTGGCCGCCCGCGACTTCCGCGGACTCGTCGGCGAGATGCGCGCGGAGCGCAGGACCGTGCTGATCACCACGCACGACATGGCCGAGGCCGAGGCGGTCTGCGATCTGGTGACCATGATCGACCGGGGCCGCGTGCTCCTCACCGACACCCCCTCCGCCATCGGCGAGGTGGTGCCCCGTCACGAACGCGTGGTCGCGGGCGCGGTACCGGCCCAGACACGGCAGGCGCTCACCGAGCTGCCGGGCGTCGTCTCCGTCGAGCGCGAGCCCTCCGGCCGGCTCCGGGTGGAGACCTCCGACGCCGCGGTGACCCGTACCGTACTGCGGCTGCTGGTGGAGGCAGGCGTGTCCGAACTGTCCACCCAGCGGCCGAACCTGGAGGACGCCTACCTCCACCTCATCGGCGACCGCGGGATGGCGGTCGGCTGA
- a CDS encoding ABC transporter permease — MRIFLTGFRFQLRVAWSSPDTLQIWVTAPLFTLVFMAIAEHAERPDLAPFAIVSPTLMSLWTLALFIAGELIGDERRSGTLEALIAVPARLSTLVIGRICAVTTLGLLSFAEAWLVAGLVFDRWLAVRHPLPFVLCLVVTALAMAATATIFSPLFILMPSARTVQNTLTYPFYLLSGVLIPVAMLPFWLRPASHLIFLSWSGDLLRDSLAAPAPHDVAARLTAVLALGVASHLIGMALLHRVLRRVRRLGTLSHS, encoded by the coding sequence ATGCGGATCTTCCTCACCGGCTTCCGGTTCCAGCTCAGGGTCGCCTGGAGCTCCCCGGACACCTTGCAGATCTGGGTCACCGCCCCGCTGTTCACGCTGGTCTTCATGGCCATCGCGGAGCACGCGGAGCGGCCCGACCTCGCCCCGTTCGCCATCGTGTCCCCCACCCTCATGTCGCTGTGGACCCTGGCCCTGTTCATCGCCGGCGAGCTGATCGGCGACGAGCGCAGGTCGGGCACCCTGGAAGCGCTGATCGCCGTACCGGCGCGGCTCTCCACCCTGGTGATCGGGCGGATCTGCGCGGTGACCACCCTCGGTCTGCTCTCCTTCGCGGAGGCGTGGCTGGTCGCCGGGCTCGTCTTCGACCGGTGGCTGGCGGTGCGCCACCCGCTTCCGTTCGTGCTGTGCCTGGTGGTGACCGCGCTGGCGATGGCCGCCACCGCGACCATCTTCTCCCCGCTGTTCATCCTGATGCCCTCGGCCCGCACGGTCCAGAACACCCTCACCTACCCGTTCTACCTGCTCAGCGGTGTCCTCATACCCGTGGCGATGCTGCCGTTCTGGCTCCGGCCGGCGTCCCACCTGATCTTCCTCTCGTGGAGCGGCGACCTGCTGCGCGACAGCCTGGCCGCCCCGGCCCCGCACGACGTCGCCGCCCGCCTGACCGCCGTCCTGGCGCTGGGCGTCGCGAGCCATCTGATCGGAATGGCGCTGCTGCACCGCGTGCTGCGCCGAGTCCGCCGACTAGGAACGCTGTCCCATTCATGA
- a CDS encoding ABC transporter permease, which yields MSLTTSITAPARIIRYSAANALADMRHMYTWKTWTFGWLGRMLAQVTFFAFFGHVIGSADQTRYLLVGNAVMTCVIESMMVVVSTTWERRVGTLTLLSAAPAPLSWVFIGRSLQWPVSGTVTSLVALFGLGPAFGVNWRAGQILPVVALVVLTAASTYCFGLFVAAVAFNADGARNIVSNATYLLMMAVCGVQVPTSYWPDWVRAVAQAIPLTQTLKAIRSVSGGTGPALVPACWAVLLGIGWLVAASWMFRLMARRGRRSGSMGTGA from the coding sequence ATGAGCCTCACGACATCGATCACCGCGCCCGCGCGCATCATCCGCTACAGCGCCGCCAACGCGCTGGCCGACATGCGCCACATGTACACCTGGAAGACCTGGACGTTCGGCTGGCTAGGCCGGATGCTGGCCCAGGTCACCTTCTTCGCCTTCTTCGGCCATGTCATCGGATCCGCCGACCAGACGCGCTATCTGCTCGTCGGCAACGCGGTCATGACCTGCGTCATCGAATCGATGATGGTCGTCGTCTCCACCACCTGGGAACGACGGGTCGGCACCCTCACCCTGCTGTCCGCGGCCCCGGCCCCGCTCTCCTGGGTGTTCATCGGCCGCAGCCTGCAGTGGCCGGTGAGCGGCACGGTCACCTCGCTGGTCGCGCTGTTCGGTCTCGGACCGGCGTTCGGGGTGAACTGGCGGGCCGGGCAGATCCTGCCCGTGGTGGCACTGGTCGTCCTCACCGCGGCGAGCACCTACTGCTTCGGCCTGTTCGTCGCCGCGGTGGCCTTCAACGCCGACGGCGCCCGCAACATCGTCTCCAACGCCACGTATCTGCTCATGATGGCGGTCTGCGGAGTCCAGGTGCCGACCTCGTACTGGCCCGACTGGGTACGGGCGGTGGCGCAGGCGATCCCCCTCACCCAGACCCTCAAGGCGATACGTTCCGTCAGCGGCGGCACCGGGCCCGCCCTGGTCCCCGCCTGCTGGGCCGTGCTGCTCGGCATCGGCTGGCTCGTCGCGGCCTCCTGGATGTTCCGCCTGATGGCCCGTCGGGGCCGCCGCTCCGGCTCGATGGGAACGGGTGCCTGA
- a CDS encoding HAD family hydrolase, whose amino-acid sequence MTRTPATRVPPTDAVVLDCDGTLVDTQTHWDRACAAVCARHGVSLGDADRLALIGLHLTELGRALGRLLGRPAEHEALAGQVRALVAASLDEGVTAMPGAAEFVARLSATRPLAVVSNSPRHAVVHHLERVGLAAAFELILGSDDVDRPKPAPDLYRTACEQLQVAPGRAVAVEDSAIGIRSARAAGLYVVAVHSSPGAALTGDAVYPTLADPGLLRSLAPGRMRLPVS is encoded by the coding sequence GTGACCCGGACACCCGCCACCCGCGTACCACCGACCGACGCCGTGGTCCTGGACTGCGACGGCACCCTCGTCGACACCCAGACGCACTGGGACCGGGCCTGCGCGGCCGTCTGCGCCCGGCACGGAGTGTCGCTGGGCGACGCGGACCGACTGGCCCTGATCGGACTGCACCTCACGGAGCTGGGCCGGGCACTGGGCCGACTGCTCGGCCGCCCGGCCGAGCACGAAGCGCTCGCCGGACAGGTCCGCGCACTCGTCGCCGCCAGCCTCGACGAAGGCGTCACCGCCATGCCGGGCGCGGCCGAGTTCGTCGCCCGGCTGTCCGCGACCCGCCCGCTCGCGGTGGTCTCCAACTCGCCGCGCCACGCCGTCGTCCACCACCTCGAACGCGTCGGCCTCGCCGCCGCGTTCGAGCTGATCCTCGGCAGCGACGACGTCGACCGCCCCAAACCGGCCCCCGACCTCTACCGCACCGCCTGCGAACAGCTCCAGGTCGCACCCGGCCGCGCGGTGGCGGTGGAGGACTCGGCGATCGGCATCCGCTCCGCCCGCGCCGCGGGCTTGTACGTGGTCGCCGTCCACTCCTCCCCCGGCGCGGCCCTGACCGGCGACGCCGTCTACCCCACCCTGGCCGACCCGGGGCTGCTGCGGAGCCTGGCCCCGGGCCGGATGCGGCTGCCGGTCAGCTGA